GCGGTAAACAGAGCAACAATAAGAAAGGGAGAGGCACTCCAAGCCAGATTCTTCCCGGCTTAATCACCATGAATCCTGCAATCAATCCGGCCAGAAAAAGCAAGTTCAATGCTGACAACATTTTCGCAAATGAGATGGTTCTTCGCTCCGCGAGTGATGAAGTACTCGATTCGACGAGATGCGGATTTTCCGTAGACCAGCGAAAGAAAGTGGATATAAAAGCCGTTACGAACAAAAAGAAAAGCAATTGCTGAAACCCGCTTGAGACATACCAGGGAATCTTTTCTAAGACATCCTGCTCGTAGGAAAGATACCGGATCGATCCCCTGTCGTTTTTCAAGAATGCTGCGCGCTCATAGCTTCCCATCTGCTGAAACAGCATCGGCCCTCGTTCCAAAAAGCGTGTCCCTCCAATATCCAATGAACCGTCCGCTTGAATCCGCACCAAAATGTCCGGTCGCTTCAGCAACGCAAGTTTTTCAATCGTATTTCTCGAATATCGCAAAAACCGATACGTCCCTTCGATCGATCGATTCTTTTCCGGGGAACCGGAAGCTGCCTGCATCTGGAATGGTTGAGCTGGAAAATACTTGTTTAAGAACGGATCCACAATTCGGAATCCGAACTCTTGCTGATCGCCGTTATTCGCAATAAAAATTCCAATCCGCTGTTCCGGCAACAGATAGATGAGTGAGGCAAAGCCGCGTACTCCTCCGCGATGGTACAGCCCGTAAACATGGTTGTAGTAGCTTTCGTAAAAACCATAAGTCAGACCGGGCAAAGACGAATGTTGCGAGAACTGTCGCTGGTGCATCAACTTGAGCATTGAAGAAGACAGAATTCGATCGCTGGAGTTTGCAACAGCAAGATGAGCGATTAAGAAGCGTGCCATGTCGCTTCCTGTGCTTGTTATGCCGGCAGCGGGACCAATCTGCAAATGAGCTTGCGGCACAGCGCGACCTAATACGTATCCGGTCGCCAACGCCGATTCCGCGGATGGTAAGCCGTATGTCGTTTGGACCATTTTCAGAGGACAGAAAATGTTGCCTTCAAGATACCGTCCCAATGGCTTCCCACTTACCTTCTCAACAATGTAGCCAAGCAACACAAATCCGTGATTGGAATACATCGTGTATTTTCCGGGCGCCAAAACTTGCGCCGGCATCTCTCTTTTTAGATACTCCCAGAGTGGAAGAACTCCCTGGGAAGTCAAGGCGCCTGTCCGAATCAATTTCTCTTCAAAGCCCCCGGTGTGTGTTAACAGTTGCGCGATGGTTACCGGATGGCGGACCTTGAGGAATTCAGCATACTTTCGCGCATCGTCGTTGAATTGCAATTTCCCTTGCTCGATCAGTTGCAGAATGGCGGTTGCCGTAAAACATTTCGTTACCGAACCGATCCGGAAAAGTGTGCGATCGGGATCAACCGGTCTGTTGGACTCTTGATTCGCCACTCCATAACCTTTTGAAAAGACGATTTGATCCTCCTGGACTACGATCACAACCGCGCCCGGCACGTTCAGATCCTTTACCGCCTGAGGAGCGACAGAATCCAGGAACGAAGATAAAGCGCTTTTGTCGAGGAATCGAGGTTGAGCTTCCGCCTGCGAAAGAAAGAGCGTCAATAACAGAAAGAGGATTATCCGTGTATGCTTCACATTGAAGGTGTTAGACACAGAATCTCGTGACGTGTTCCAACAGTCTGTCGTATGATATCAAAGTTGTTGTTGGAGGGGAGGTTCAGCGAACATTCCGGCCAGCTGAAACGTTAACTATCCAGGGGATAAACCGGCGAAATTACCATGAGCATACTAAGGAAAAAAAAGTTTTGGGTGATCATCGTTTTGTTGATTCTTGTGGGGGCTTCTGTTGCCACAGTTCTATCGAAACGCCGCAGAAAGGAGATCGAAGTCCAAACGGAACACGTGAAACGACAGGATCTCGTTTCTATCGTTGCGGCGTCAGGAAAAATTGAGCCGAAGAAAAAAGTCGATATCAGCGCCAGTATCCCAGGCAAGATCGTGCGGCTGGCCGTTGAAGAAGGAGACATTGTCAGAAACGGTGATTTTCTGCTGCAGATTGATCCGGTTCCGTTTCAAGCAGCGCTGGATAATTCGCAGGCTGCTCTGAGTCGCGCGCGATCGAATCTGGACTCTGCGCGAAGCAGTCTCAAACAGGCTGAGCAGACGTGGAAACGAAAGTCACAGATGTGGGATGAAAAAACCGGGCTGATCTCCCAGGATGAATACGAACGGTCGCGCACGGAATTCGAAATGCAGCAGGCATCGGTGCAGGCTGCGGAGCATCAAATAGAACAATCTATCGCGGATGTGAAGCGCTCGAAGGATGATCTGGATAAAACGCGCGTGGTATCGCCAATGAGCGGTGTTGTTGTGCGCCGCGCAGTGGAGGAGGGGGAGGTTGCGGTGATCGGCACGATGAACAATCCCGGCACAGTATTGTTAACGATCGCTGATCTTTCGGTGATGGAAGCCGAGCTGGAAGTAGATGAAACAGATATCGGCAATCTGGCGATGGGACAAAAAGCTGTGGTCACTGTGGATGCTTTTCCGGGAAAGAAATTTGAAGGAGAAGTAACCGAAATCGGAAACAGTCCGATCGTCAAAACAACGGGCACGGAAGAAGCGACAGATTTCAAAGTGACGATCACTTTAAAAGAACTGGCTGTGCAATTACGGCCCGGTCTAACGGCGGACGGTGAAATCACAACTGCCAGCCGTTCAAAATGTTTGACCGTTCCGATTCAAGCACTGGTGGTGCGTGATTTGAGCAAACCGGAAGAGCGGGAGAAAATCAAGAAAGAGGACCGCGAAAAAGAAGGGGTCTTTCTGGTTCAAAACGGCAAAGCAATGTTTCGCGCTGTAAAAACAGGCGTTATGGGAGAGATGCAAATCGAAGTGACAGATGGCTTGAGGGGAGGCGAAGAAATTGTGATCGGCACTTATCAAACGCTTCGAGATTTGAAGAATGAGGATTTAGTGAAGATCAAAAAACCGGAAGAAGAAAAAGACAAGAAAGACGCGAAATGATCATCCGTACCGAAAACCTGACGCGAAAGTATCAGATGGGCGAAGAGGAAGTTCACGCGCTCAATGGCGTTAGCGTGGGAATTGAAAAAGGGGATTACGTTGCAATCATGGGTCCTTCAGGATCAGGAAAGTCCACATTAATGAATCTACTCGGCTGTCTGGACTCACCTTCTTCCGGAGAATACTGGCTAAACGAACATGCCGTCAGCACACTGAGCGATGATGAGCTCGCGCGCGTTCGCAACAAGGAAGTCGGATTTGTGTTTCAGACGTTTCACCTTTTGCCCCGATATACAGCGCTGGAGAATGTGCAATTGCCGCTTGTGTACAGCAACGTCGATCCTGAGGAACGTTTACAGCGAGCTGAACAGACGCTCAAGGACGTAGATCTGGCCGACCGGATGCATCACAAACCGAATGAGCTTTCGGGCGGCCAACGACAGCGCGTGGCGATTGCGCGAGCACTGATCAATCGTCCTTCCATTCTGCTGGCGGATGAACCGACTGGGAATCTCGACAGCAATACGGGCAAAGAAATACTGGCCTTGTTTGACAGACTTCATAAGAACGGAAACACCATCATACTCGTAACGCATGATGCGGAAGTCGCATCTCACGCTCGTCGCGTGATTCGCCTGCGCGACGGCAAAGTGGAAGAAGACAGAAGTTTGTAACGCCGGCTTCCAGCCGGCCAGGCTTGGAAGTGGTCCATTTTTTTGCCGGCTGGAAGCCAGCGGTACAAAACGTATGAATTTGATGGAAACGATCCGTCTCGTGTTTGCTTCCTTTCGGACAAACAAACTCCGAACGTTTTTAACTCTGCTTGGCGTGATCATTGGAGTGACCACAGTGATCACCGTCGTTTCCGTGATTCGTGGAATGAACCGCTATGTCCTCAGCACCATAACGGAATCCGGGAGTAACGTTTTCCGGATCGACCGCTTCGGCCTCATCACAAGTCATGAAGCGTGGTTAACCGCGATGCGGCGCAAGGATCTGACGCTGGAAGATATGGAGCTTGTGAAAAAGGAATGCGACTTGTGCACTTACGTTAGCGCGTTTTCGCTCGTTCCAAGTTTCAGTAGCAGAAACCAGTTGCAAATTGACGTAACGGCCGGACGTCAAAAAATCGAAGATCCGAATATTTTCGGCGTAACGGCCAGCTTTGCCATTACAAACCACAGAGAGCTTTCAACAGGACGATACATCACAGAATGGGAAGAGCAGCACGCCGCATTTTCTGCTGTACTCGGCTACGAAATTGCGCAAGCGCTGTTCCCTCAAATCGATCCGATCGGGAAAACCGTTCACATCAACAGCCGGAAATTTCAGGTCGTCGGCATTTTGAAGAAGTATGGCAATTTCTTTGGTGAGAATCGCGATACGCTAATCGAAATTCCCATCTCTTCTTTCCGGAAAGTTTTTGGCAAACGGGAACCGGTGTTCATTTATGTAAAGGTGGAGGACAACGCAAAGATGACGGAAGCGCAGGATCAGGCGCGCGTGCTTCTGCGTTCGAAGCATCATCGCCGGTATGAGGAAGATGACGGATTCGCGATCATGACTACGGACGCGCTCGTTGAACTCTGGCAAACATTCACAGCAGGGGCTTTCGCTGCCATGATCGGGATCTCTTCGATTGCGCTGATTGTCGGCGGTATCGTGATCATGAACATCATGCTGGTTTCCGTAGTCGAACGCACTTCTGAAATTGGCCTGCGCAAAGCATTGGGAGCGCGGAGTAAAGATGTGAAGCGCCAGTTTCTGCTGGAATCCGTCATTCTTGCCGCTGTGGGAGGCGCGATCGGAGTCTTGCTTGGCGCCATCTTTGGCAAACTGATTTCAGTCTTCAGTCCACTTCCATCGATTCTGGAACCGGGGCCAGTCATCGCCGGGTTGCTGTTGGCTTCTTCCGTTGGACTGGTATCCGGATTCTGGCCGGCTGTGAAAGCAGCAAAACTCGATCCGATCGTTGCGTTGAGAAGCGAATGAGGCAAAATCTCGGTTCCGTTCAAGAAGCGTTCTCGCAGGCGATCTTTTCGATACGGAGCAATAAACTTCGAGCATTCCTTACGATTCTTGGAATTGTGATCGGGGTCATGACAGTCATCGGCATGGTTTCCATCATTCAGGGTCTCAACAACAGCATGATGAACCGGCTTCAATCTATGGGACCGCATCTCATTCAATTTCAGCATGAAGAGATGGTGCACTTCGGAAATCCCACCCGCGAAATGCGAATGCGGAAACCGCTCTACTACGAGGATGCTGTTGCGATTCGGGAAAATGCTCCAGCTATTAAAGCAGTTTCGTCCGAAGCGTATCACTACGGCATTGAGCTCAAATATCGCAACGAG
Above is a window of bacterium DNA encoding:
- a CDS encoding beta-lactamase family protein, which produces MKHTRIILFLLLTLFLSQAEAQPRFLDKSALSSFLDSVAPQAVKDLNVPGAVVIVVQEDQIVFSKGYGVANQESNRPVDPDRTLFRIGSVTKCFTATAILQLIEQGKLQFNDDARKYAEFLKVRHPVTIAQLLTHTGGFEEKLIRTGALTSQGVLPLWEYLKREMPAQVLAPGKYTMYSNHGFVLLGYIVEKVSGKPLGRYLEGNIFCPLKMVQTTYGLPSAESALATGYVLGRAVPQAHLQIGPAAGITSTGSDMARFLIAHLAVANSSDRILSSSMLKLMHQRQFSQHSSLPGLTYGFYESYYNHVYGLYHRGGVRGFASLIYLLPEQRIGIFIANNGDQQEFGFRIVDPFLNKYFPAQPFQMQAASGSPEKNRSIEGTYRFLRYSRNTIEKLALLKRPDILVRIQADGSLDIGGTRFLERGPMLFQQMGSYERAAFLKNDRGSIRYLSYEQDVLEKIPWYVSSGFQQLLFFLFVTAFISTFFRWSTENPHLVESSTSSLAERRTISFAKMLSALNLLFLAGLIAGFMVIKPGRIWLGVPLPFLLLLCLPLLSCCFAAAMPYFVWSAWKEIGMLPRVRLLLLLLINFGFVAYLYFWNLLGFKV
- a CDS encoding ABC transporter ATP-binding protein, which gives rise to MIRTENLTRKYQMGEEEVHALNGVSVGIEKGDYVAIMGPSGSGKSTLMNLLGCLDSPSSGEYWLNEHAVSTLSDDELARVRNKEVGFVFQTFHLLPRYTALENVQLPLVYSNVDPEERLQRAEQTLKDVDLADRMHHKPNELSGGQRQRVAIARALINRPSILLADEPTGNLDSNTGKEILALFDRLHKNGNTIILVTHDAEVASHARRVIRLRDGKVEEDRSL
- a CDS encoding efflux RND transporter periplasmic adaptor subunit; translation: MSILRKKKFWVIIVLLILVGASVATVLSKRRRKEIEVQTEHVKRQDLVSIVAASGKIEPKKKVDISASIPGKIVRLAVEEGDIVRNGDFLLQIDPVPFQAALDNSQAALSRARSNLDSARSSLKQAEQTWKRKSQMWDEKTGLISQDEYERSRTEFEMQQASVQAAEHQIEQSIADVKRSKDDLDKTRVVSPMSGVVVRRAVEEGEVAVIGTMNNPGTVLLTIADLSVMEAELEVDETDIGNLAMGQKAVVTVDAFPGKKFEGEVTEIGNSPIVKTTGTEEATDFKVTITLKELAVQLRPGLTADGEITTASRSKCLTVPIQALVVRDLSKPEEREKIKKEDREKEGVFLVQNGKAMFRAVKTGVMGEMQIEVTDGLRGGEEIVIGTYQTLRDLKNEDLVKIKKPEEEKDKKDAK
- a CDS encoding ABC transporter permease encodes the protein MNLMETIRLVFASFRTNKLRTFLTLLGVIIGVTTVITVVSVIRGMNRYVLSTITESGSNVFRIDRFGLITSHEAWLTAMRRKDLTLEDMELVKKECDLCTYVSAFSLVPSFSSRNQLQIDVTAGRQKIEDPNIFGVTASFAITNHRELSTGRYITEWEEQHAAFSAVLGYEIAQALFPQIDPIGKTVHINSRKFQVVGILKKYGNFFGENRDTLIEIPISSFRKVFGKREPVFIYVKVEDNAKMTEAQDQARVLLRSKHHRRYEEDDGFAIMTTDALVELWQTFTAGAFAAMIGISSIALIVGGIVIMNIMLVSVVERTSEIGLRKALGARSKDVKRQFLLESVILAAVGGAIGVLLGAIFGKLISVFSPLPSILEPGPVIAGLLLASSVGLVSGFWPAVKAAKLDPIVALRSE